From the genome of Alicyclobacillus sp. SO9:
ATTAGTTTTAGTGTGGCCTTTTTAATCGTTTTTTTAATGGTTCCTTCAATACGAAAAATCGCATTGAGAATTGGATTTGTAGACAAGCCGAATCAGCGAAAAACCCACACCGAACCCGTTCCACTGTTGGGTGGTATTGGAATTTACATAAGTTTTGTTATCACCGCAGGCTTATTTGGTAAAGCTGGCAAGACTTTTTGGGGAATCGCATTAGGCGGCTTGTTAATTTTGGCTATCGGTGCCTTGGATGACTTTTACAAAACCAAAAGCCGAGATTTCAAACCTTGGCCCAGATTTTTGACGCAAATTCTGGCCGCACTGATACTCGTTGGTTGCAATATCACCATTAACGGTATCAACGATCCCTTTAGCGGCCACTACTATACCTTCCCCCTCTGGCTGTCCATTTTGACAACCGTGATTTGGACCGTGGGCATCACAAACATGATTAACTTTCTCGATGGCATAGACGGACTTGCTGCTGGGATTTCTGCAATTTCCGCTATGTCTTTGTTTTTCATCGCTCTGCTTAAAGAACAGTATCCAATGGCAGTTCTTTCACTAGTCCTGATGGGTTCCGCTCTCGGATTTCTCAGACACAACTTCTACCCAGCCCGCATTTTCATGGGGGATGCAGGTGCTACTTTTCTCGGTTTTGTCCTCGCTGCAATTGCCGTAGAAGGTGCGTTCAAGAGCGCAACACTGATATCGGTCATTGTGCCAGTGCTGGCTTTAGGAGTCCCTATCGCCGACACGGTCTGGGTTATCACAAAACGGTTCCGTGAGAATCGTCCCATTTACTTAGGGGACAGAGGCCATACATTCCATATCCTCATGAGGTTTGGATTAACCCAGATTCAGACTGTAGCCATCTTCTATGTTGTGGGACTTTTCTTTTCAATTGCGTCCATTGCCGTGTTGCTCGTGGCCAAGTAGTGGCTGCTATCCGAAGGTCGAGAATTGTAGCTGGCGAAGGTAGGCTGAAGGTAGGCTGAAGGTAGGCTGAAGGTAGGCTGAAGGTAGGCTGAAGGTAGGCTGAAGGTAGGCTGAAGGTAGGCTGAAGGTAGGCTGAAGGTAGGCTGAAGGTAGGCTGAAGGTAGGCTGAAGGTAGGCTGAAGGTAGGCTGAAGGTAGGCTGAAGGTAGGCTGAAGGTAGGCTGAAGGTAGGCTGAAGGTAGGCTGAAGGTAGGCTGAAGGTAGGCTGATAGGGATCGGAATGATCACTATTGCTCGAGATGCGCTGATATAGTGATCGCAAAGATCACTACCCGGAGACAGAGGAAGGTCATAGTGTCGGAAAAGATCACTATTGGCACAGCGTAGCGGCAGGGGAGTTGGAAATAGTGATCAATCGGATCACTAAGCGCGCCGACAAATTGGGATAGTGATCAGTGGGATCACTAATGTCCGAGGAGCGTGCAAATAGTGATCAATCGGATCACTAAATTCGGCGGCACCCACCGCCCCCACGGCCCCCACGGCACCCACCGCCACGTAAGCATGGAACCATGAAGTTCAGCGGAATGTGAAGGCCGCGATTCCTGTGAACCAGGATAGCTCAAGTGTTCCGTTCCCTTTCACTGTGCCAACTTGGTGCAGCCGTAGTCCAAGGAACACGGAGCAACCGTGGTCTTTTGATGAAAAACTCCATTTCACCCTCGTGT
Proteins encoded in this window:
- a CDS encoding MraY family glycosyltransferase; protein product: MHPAWYYMISFSVAFLIVFLMVPSIRKIALRIGFVDKPNQRKTHTEPVPLLGGIGIYISFVITAGLFGKAGKTFWGIALGGLLILAIGALDDFYKTKSRDFKPWPRFLTQILAALILVGCNITINGINDPFSGHYYTFPLWLSILTTVIWTVGITNMINFLDGIDGLAAGISAISAMSLFFIALLKEQYPMAVLSLVLMGSALGFLRHNFYPARIFMGDAGATFLGFVLAAIAVEGAFKSATLISVIVPVLALGVPIADTVWVITKRFRENRPIYLGDRGHTFHILMRFGLTQIQTVAIFYVVGLFFSIASIAVLLVAK